Proteins co-encoded in one candidate division WOR-3 bacterium genomic window:
- the infB gene encoding translation initiation factor IF-2, translated as MKKKEKDKKKEKKVKLKEKTKKETKEVKRVRKPREKGKKVRDLAKELEMSSKALQELMKEMGIEVKSHTSLVDEDTEKKIKEFIERKKTEEMEMLKKKKEIWGEEEKELKTVEEGPVLTEEEIEHKLKETLSRLRTGPKIKKKIKKEKEETETLEEVKENILYIPGALTVGEFAKMMGVDPARVIEKCISHGVFATINQVINVETMMIIGEEFGFKVEIKAEELVEEEKEELGERRPPVITVLGHVDHGKTTLLDYIRKTKLAEKEPGRITQHIGAYQIEYQGHKITFIDTPGHEAFTALRARGVQVTDIALLLVAANEGVKEQTREAISHAKAAGVPIIVAVNKMDLPNANLEKVMAELAEEGLVPEEWGGKTIVVPISAKTGMGIDNLLEAILLVAEELDIRTSLKDRARAVVIETKLDKGRGPLCTVIVQRGILRKKDPVLVGTTWGKVRNLYNEWDQVIEEAYPSTPCVVQGLEELPTPGDILITMPSEKEAKEEAERRKELKKEQIKRAELQTALTNIQEKILKGELKELPLIIKADTQGSVDALSDTLSKMQYEEIKVNVIHKGIGMVTENDVLLASASKGVILAFNTGVDSKARNLVKNEKILIMEHKIIYHALDEIQKLLVGMLEPEEVEEVVGEAEVKKVFRVSKLGFVAGCLVKSGKIVKGYLARVKRNGEVIHEGKIDSLKHYQEDVSEIESGKECGLHIENYSDIKEGDIIEVFIKIKKEKTLK; from the coding sequence ATGAAAAAAAAAGAAAAAGATAAGAAAAAAGAAAAAAAGGTAAAATTAAAAGAAAAAACTAAAAAGGAGACAAAAGAAGTAAAAAGGGTTAGAAAACCGAGGGAAAAAGGTAAAAAAGTTAGGGATTTAGCAAAAGAGCTGGAAATGTCTTCTAAAGCTTTACAAGAATTAATGAAAGAAATGGGAATTGAGGTAAAATCACATACAAGCTTAGTTGATGAGGATACAGAAAAGAAAATAAAAGAATTTATTGAGAGAAAAAAAACAGAAGAGATGGAAATGTTAAAAAAGAAAAAAGAAATATGGGGTGAAGAAGAGAAAGAATTAAAAACTGTTGAAGAAGGACCTGTATTAACAGAAGAAGAAATAGAACATAAATTAAAGGAGACTCTTTCCAGACTAAGAACAGGGCCTAAAATAAAGAAAAAAATTAAAAAAGAAAAGGAAGAGACAGAAACCCTTGAAGAAGTAAAGGAAAATATTCTATACATTCCAGGAGCATTAACTGTGGGTGAATTTGCAAAAATGATGGGAGTAGATCCTGCAAGAGTAATAGAAAAATGTATATCCCATGGTGTTTTTGCCACAATAAATCAAGTCATTAATGTAGAAACAATGATGATAATAGGAGAAGAATTTGGGTTTAAAGTAGAGATTAAAGCAGAGGAATTGGTTGAAGAAGAAAAAGAAGAACTTGGGGAAAGAAGACCACCAGTTATTACAGTTCTTGGACATGTTGACCATGGTAAAACAACACTTCTTGATTACATAAGAAAAACTAAACTGGCAGAAAAAGAACCTGGAAGAATTACCCAGCATATTGGTGCGTATCAGATTGAGTATCAGGGTCATAAAATAACTTTTATAGATACACCAGGACACGAAGCATTTACAGCTTTAAGAGCAAGAGGAGTTCAAGTTACTGATATTGCTCTCCTCCTTGTTGCTGCAAATGAAGGCGTAAAGGAGCAAACAAGAGAAGCTATTAGCCATGCAAAAGCTGCAGGTGTTCCTATAATTGTAGCAGTAAATAAAATGGATCTTCCAAATGCCAATTTAGAAAAAGTTATGGCAGAACTTGCAGAAGAAGGGCTTGTTCCAGAAGAATGGGGTGGGAAAACAATTGTAGTACCAATATCAGCAAAAACAGGAATGGGAATTGATAATTTACTTGAAGCAATCCTACTTGTTGCTGAAGAGTTAGATATAAGAACATCATTAAAAGATAGAGCAAGGGCAGTTGTTATAGAAACTAAACTTGATAAAGGAAGAGGACCTCTTTGCACTGTAATAGTTCAGAGAGGTATTTTAAGAAAAAAAGATCCGGTTTTAGTTGGAACTACTTGGGGTAAGGTAAGAAATCTATATAATGAATGGGACCAGGTTATTGAGGAAGCCTATCCCTCAACACCATGTGTAGTTCAGGGTTTAGAAGAGCTACCAACTCCAGGAGATATACTTATTACCATGCCATCTGAAAAAGAAGCTAAAGAAGAAGCTGAAAGAAGAAAGGAATTGAAAAAAGAGCAGATAAAAAGAGCTGAGCTTCAGACAGCCCTAACAAATATACAGGAAAAGATTTTAAAAGGTGAATTAAAAGAATTGCCTCTTATAATAAAGGCTGATACTCAGGGTTCAGTAGACGCTTTATCTGATACTCTTTCTAAAATGCAATATGAAGAAATAAAGGTAAATGTAATTCATAAAGGCATTGGAATGGTAACAGAAAACGATGTTTTACTTGCATCAGCCTCTAAGGGGGTAATACTTGCCTTTAATACAGGAGTGGATTCAAAGGCAAGGAATCTTGTAAAAAATGAAAAAATACTTATTATGGAACATAAAATCATTTACCATGCATTAGATGAAATTCAGAAATTATTAGTAGGAATGCTTGAACCTGAAGAGGTAGAAGAAGTAGTTGGTGAAGCTGAAGTAAAAAAAGTTTTTAGGGTATCAAAACTTGGTTTTGTAGCAGGTTGTTTGGTTAAAAGCGGAAAAATTGTTAAAGGATACCTTGCAAGAGTAAAAAGAAACGGTGAAGTTATTCATGAAGGTAAAATAGATTCTCTTAAACACTACCAGGAAGATGTTTCTGAAATTGAATCGGGTAAAGAATGTGGCCTTCATATAGAAAATTATTCAGATATTAAAGAAGGTGACATAATTGAAGTATTTATTAAAATCAAAAAAGAAAAAACATTAAAGTGA
- the nusA gene encoding transcription termination factor NusA translates to MKTYELMEYIDQITRLRRINREYVIKSLKDAFEIAIKKYYRDNAFPVEVEINDKVGQIKIWILKKVVNELKNPNYEITYQDAKKIKPLVVPGESIKIEMDIEQLGRGVVYRMREIFTKKIKEAEKERIYKDFETKIGDIVRGIIQKVDKSGVYLGLGRADGFMPPEEQIRKEKYRIGAEVRGLVLSVETSGRRPLVKISRTHPNFLKKLLELEVPEILDGIVEIMGIVRIPGERAKIAVRSHDPRVDPQGACIGVRGSRIQIITRELAGEKIDVIPWSENKKEFAKNALSPARPIQMIEEENKIIAVVPDEEIKVAKGTGSQNVQLASKLVGIEIWVISQSEWEGRKKVLIEEMILPEEIKVELKKETDGVFSIHELRGRLEAMKLEENEIRKILNENKEKFER, encoded by the coding sequence ATGAAGACTTATGAACTTATGGAATACATTGATCAAATAACAAGATTGAGAAGGATTAATAGGGAATATGTTATAAAATCACTTAAAGATGCCTTTGAAATAGCTATTAAAAAGTATTATAGGGATAATGCCTTCCCTGTTGAAGTTGAAATCAATGATAAGGTGGGACAAATTAAAATATGGATTTTAAAGAAGGTAGTTAATGAATTAAAAAATCCAAACTATGAGATAACCTACCAGGATGCAAAAAAAATAAAACCTCTTGTTGTTCCGGGAGAAAGTATCAAAATTGAAATGGATATAGAACAACTTGGAAGAGGTGTAGTATATAGAATGAGGGAGATTTTTACAAAAAAGATAAAAGAAGCGGAAAAGGAAAGAATTTATAAGGACTTTGAAACAAAAATTGGTGATATAGTAAGAGGAATTATTCAAAAGGTAGATAAATCTGGCGTATATTTAGGACTGGGTAGGGCAGATGGTTTTATGCCGCCCGAGGAACAGATTAGAAAAGAAAAATATAGAATCGGAGCTGAAGTAAGAGGTCTTGTTTTGAGTGTTGAAACCTCTGGAAGGAGACCACTTGTAAAAATATCAAGAACCCACCCTAATTTTTTAAAGAAATTACTGGAGCTTGAAGTTCCTGAAATTCTTGATGGAATAGTTGAAATAATGGGAATTGTTCGTATTCCTGGAGAAAGGGCAAAAATTGCTGTAAGAAGCCATGATCCGAGAGTTGATCCTCAGGGTGCCTGTATCGGTGTGAGAGGTTCAAGGATACAGATAATCACAAGAGAACTTGCAGGAGAAAAAATTGATGTTATCCCGTGGTCAGAAAATAAAAAAGAATTTGCTAAGAATGCCCTCTCACCTGCAAGACCAATCCAAATGATTGAAGAAGAAAATAAAATTATTGCTGTTGTGCCTGATGAAGAGATAAAGGTTGCGAAAGGAACAGGTTCACAGAATGTTCAACTTGCCTCAAAACTTGTAGGCATTGAGATATGGGTTATATCCCAGAGTGAATGGGAAGGAAGAAAAAAAGTTCTTATTGAGGAAATGATTTTGCCTGAAGAGATAAAAGTTGAATTAAAGAAAGAGACAGATGGAGTTTTTTCAATACACGAACTTAGAGGTAGATTAGAAGCAATGAAGCTGGAAGAAAATGAAATTAGAAAAATTTTAAATGAAAATAAGGAGAAATTTGAAAGATGA